AACGTCCGCCTCCAGCACCACCTTTTACTCCCGTTGTACCTTGATCTTCATCAACATGAACAATAAATGCACTACCATCTTGATCAAATAAACTTAATGGCCCTGGGGATATACTCACCCGATTTGTGGTGTAAGTTAACACGGCTTTTCCATTCGCATCTGCCACTAAATTGGGTAAATCTCCCATGTGAAACGGATGGTTAGCATCAGGATTTGTGTCTCCAAAAGGCCCTGGATCAAAATGACCGCCAGCCGCGTTAAAATCGGGTTCACAACTGCCTTTTTGATGAATATGAAAGCCATGTTTTGTATTAGCAGGTAAACCGCTAATTTCGGCTTGAACCTGGACTAATGGTAAAATATTGTCGGTTTGAATTTGCGTTAAGGTTACTGTTCCTGATAACTGTGATTCTGAAGTTCCCTGAACAGCAGCCTCAGCTTTTAAAGCATTAGTCGCTTCTGAAATATTGGGTTGAGTACAACTCACTAGAAACACCAAGATTAATAAACATCCCCAGAAAAGAGAACCGATCTTTTTTAGGATTGCCATTGGATTTTCTCATCAAGAATAATGTTAGTTTATCATATTAAATCTGATTTTAACAAAGGATAGGGGGTAATACCTATTTAACCCCCTAGTAAGTCTTAGGTTTTTCTGTA
The window above is part of the Planktothrix sp. FACHB-1365 genome. Proteins encoded here:
- a CDS encoding superoxide dismutase family protein — translated: MAILKKIGSLFWGCLLILVFLVSCTQPNISEATNALKAEAAVQGTSESQLSGTVTLTQIQTDNILPLVQVQAEISGLPANTKHGFHIHQKGSCEPDFNAAGGHFDPGPFGDTNPDANHPFHMGDLPNLVADANGKAVLTYTTNRVSISPGPLSLFDQDGSAFIVHVDEDQGTTGVKGGAGGGRLGCGVIKLNA